CGAACCTTACAAACTCATTCCTCAATCCCGCAAGATTGCAAGAAGCGTTGAATAAAGGAGGAAGAATCAAATAAAAGAGAAATCACATTTTTGAAGCAAGAGCTTAGGAAAACTAATCACCAATGTTTATTTTCGGCATATTGAGCCCTTTAAATAGGCCTTACAATGAGTAAAATTGATGAGGTTAAGGAAAACTAACCTAATTAAGCTAGAATAAGAATAAGGCTAAGAAAACTTATTCTAACTAAAATAGGAAAAAGAATTCTAATAGGAATGGACTACCAACTAACAATCCTAGTTTGACAAGAACCATAAATATAATCCTACtaaaacaaaaattaagaaatCCTAATCTTTAAGGAAAAGAAATCCTAATCTTGAAGGAAAAGAAATACTAATCTTTAATGGAATTCTTGGACTTCTTCAATTTCTTGGATTTTTGGCCTTCTTGATCTTGCATCACAGACAGTGTTGTACTTCATTTCAGACTTTGTATTTAGTACTCTTAGAAGCTCATCTACTCAGTGACACCAGTCTTGGAAGGTCGTTATGTCAGTTGTGTTGGTATTAGACTTATTACGTTGTTATAGGAGCTTTTACCCTTATTTATGATATTGTGTTGTTAACTGTTTAGTCTTGTTTCATTGCTTATTGTGAAtgtgttggcttgcttagcaaataggttagacgtcatcacgaccctttggttgggattttgggtcgcgacACCAATGTTTTATTGCCTAGATCACATTTTTCTAACCAACTGGCAACGAACAGCTTAATCAATTGGCAGCAAATGATAGGTACTGCTCTTCATCATTTTCTCGTCTCTCTAATTGGACCATCCTTTTGAAATTTTAAGTAGTAATTATCATAATTTAAACTTACAATGTGCAAAAAGGGATTAAGTCTTATGACATACATACTCATGTCCCAGGAAAAGAAAACACCAATAAACTGAGGAACACATGTTCATACTTCATCCTATCAAATAGGCGTTCATTAAAACAAGAATAGAATGCTTTCCGACAAGTGTGACACAAACAACTCTGTCTTTGTAACCATGCTTGACAAATGCCAAGTTGTGATTCCTCATAGCTAGCTTCCACAAAAGATTGAGAGCTTTGCTACTGATGACAACCTAGCAAACATCTTACAGGTGGTATTAAGACAGTTTAAAGAAGGCGGAATGGCTTCCTGGCCACTTAGACTTGTAGGGCATTTGAAAGCCGATACATGAACTTTAAGCTTTCTCATTTGAACACTCCAACTTGACGAAATGAGTACTAATAAATACATCCAGTAGTGCGTGTATATCAATTGCGCTGACATGTACAACACGTCATATACTAGATTATTTATTAATTGACATGTATTATTTGTGGgccttttttaaaaataaataatcagCAAAAAAGAAGttacaaattaaaaaaagaaaaaagaaaaagaggaaaaagactaTTTATTACTTGACATGTATTATTTGTGGGcccttttttaaaataaataatcagCAAAAAAGAAGttacaaattaaaaaaagaaaaaagaaagagaggAAAAAGACCTGACACTTCTCTACTACCCCAGTAACCCGTACCCACCTATCTCCCTTCTTCTCCGTTCACCCACCTCCATTCCTTTCCttatttttattcttcttctttctctttttcttcaatgttcTTTCTCTCTCTTATTTTTAAATCAAATTCACAACACCACTATGCTCATGGTTAGACTAGAAAAAAAAATTTGGAATTTCAGAAAAAATCAATAGGAATCCATGGTTTTGAAACAATGGAGGCCGCCCAAACTATTGCAAATATCTGCCCTTTTTTGTGTTTTGACGAAGATGTTTTAGGTGATAGGCTTTTCTTAGACCATCGGTGGTTTAGAGTGGTGAGTGCTTTTTGACCACCAAAAAACTCCAATGGCTGCCACCTCCACTTCGCCGGCAACCAATCATATAACCCCATTTTTTCTAGAAACTCCAAAATCATAAGATATAAGTAAAACTACACAATCTTCATATCGAATTTAGCCGGAATTAAACTCCCTgatgctctctctctctcctcgCTTAAGTTAAAGAGAAGCAAGAGAGCGAAAATGAGTACTGACACGCTAGggttcttttttttccttttctttttcatcttttaatttttttccctATTGATAAAGTATTTTCTTTAATCAGATTATTGCATTCACGCACATTTTCTGCGTGATTGACACGCATTTTGTCCACATCACATTTGTCACTGCCACATAGGCATGGTCAACGGTCAAATGTGTTTATTAGTTAAGGGAATCATGAGTTGGAGTGTTCAAATGGGAAAGTTTAAAGTTTATGTATCGGCTTTCAAATGCCCTACAAGTCTAAGTGGCCAGGAAGCCATTCTGCCTTTAAAGAATACAATTGAAGTCTTGGGCACGGTATAGGGGATAGTTAAATATTCACGCACACTCCAAATTCGGAATTTTTTAtcttttcatgaaaaataaaaGTACTTTTATTGTCTATACACACACATACTTCCACAGTAACAAGGTCCAAGAAAGAACTTCCATAAGCACTTTCAGGAGCACATTAATCAGCTTGACCTACATGTGTGCAGTTAACCCAAACTCAAGGGATAATATAATCAGACGAGAAACACACTATTTGGATCAGTCAGTTTGTCCAGCATAATGTGTAATATGTctgtatttcttttttctttatttgataAGCGATAAATCTTCGAAGGTCAATGGGGCACGGTtcgaaactcggtggataatgAGCTCGCCCCTCTACCtctctccacttaaataccaggcttttGCATGCGCCTAACACGCATATCCCGTGATGCGCTCGtaccactagaccaaagcccTAGGTCAATATATATCTCATTTTCTTGTCAGGTAAAATAGTGGAAGGGATTAAAAATGTAACAAAAAGAAATGCAATCCTTTATCATTCTCTTCCACAAATGCTACACTGAGTTATTGACCTAAATATGGAAAAGCCACCTTCTCATGAACCTGTGTTCAGGATAAGCATAGCATACATCATCAGCTGCCAACAGAATTCTCTCTGAACCCTCCAATGGTATCCTATAATTGGGGCACCAGATCAAGTCTGGTGTCTCTCCTTTCTCCTTAACATACCAGATTGTCCATATCTTTGAATCTAATTTGACAGAGATGCACTAGCCATACAGGTAGTATGTTGTGTTAACACACTTTGTAGCATATTAGACAGATATGAATCGATCTGACGGTCATTTAAAAGCCATGGCATCTGTAAAAACTTACTTTCCACCACATCAAGAGGCATTGAAAGGCAATGCTGACATTTCTATGTTGGCCAGGTACAAGTACAACACTCTAAACTAGAAAAGATCATCCTCACAGACAGCAGTAATGGGATTCTTATCATTCCAAAGTCCAGGTTAATAAAACGATTAAGTGAAGAACATATCAGTCAATGAATCAAACATGCCTCAATCCGAAACTAGCTGGAAAAAGGGATTTAGTGAGGATCTACCTATTTTGGAAAGAGAATGGTTAAAACTTAGAAGCATGCGTTCAAGTAAATAGTGAAAAAGACATCCAAATAAATTTGTAGGAGACATAGCCAATGATGTGTAACATATAGCAAAGAGTCTGTTCGAGACCTCTACTACTAGTTATAGTGCATGAGAAGATTTTGCATTTAAATCAAGCATGCTTACAGTTGAACTTTTTTCCACTTATACTAATTCTGAGAACATTGAAATGCTCAAAACAGGATTGATTGTGCTGCAAGTCAATGACCCATTAACCTTACATGCAAATCCATTAATCCTCCAAAGCTCATTATTCCATAAAAAAAAACCTTTTTACGTCTTTCCAAACTGTAAATTGTAGAGCACAACCAAAGATTAGAAATCATAGCATAAAGAGTGTACTAACACTCACATCACAAATCAGAACGTCTAAAAACACCATTAGTAAGTCATTTTGCTTCAGTTGTATTATTAGTTACCTGTAATTTGGCCAAACGAGATTGCATTAAGCCAACAAATTGGTCATGCTGTTCCAACAAGTCAGTGATGGTATCCTCATCTGTAGCAGAAACTGTTACACTTTCAGCTGATGAAGGATGCCCTCTCTTTTTTCATACAAGCAGAAAAGAACGAAAGATGAGTTAAAATCTGCATTAGGAAAGTGATATAGAAATATACATAACTTCACATCATCCTGAAGACTTTCAAAGAACTAGCAGTTTTTGGGGATCTACAAATTCTGGCCGTATATATTGTCTACATAGCCATAAAAAGCTAAGTTACGCGGACTCTTCGTTTTTGGTGCCGCACCCGTCTCGACACGGGACGGGAGCGGGATACGTCCCCGATTCGGTCAACTAACTTTGGATACTTTGACCTGGGTCCATCGACAAATTTTGGGGGAAATTGAGATATTGATTtctcaaaattaaaaataaaacagaTTTAAGACATGGGAAATGGTATACCTTTAATATTGTAGAACTTTTGTCTCATATTTGCTGCTTTGTGTTCCAGAAAAAACAAGAATTCAAGGGGTCGTGTTCAGAGTTCGGACTTATAgctctattttttataattttgaatttttttagccgaatccccgcacccgtatccatacctggatccgcacccccaaatcttaaattttagattttgccGAATCCGACACTCGGATCCGTGCCCATATCGGATGcccgcacccgagtccgagcaacttagataGAAAGGATTGTCTATCTAATGTCTTGCCGTATTCAATATTTTTCTGCAATAGCTAGGAAGAGGGCATTTAAGCTACAAACCAAAACTAATGACAGAGATCAAAAAATGTCTGCATATTGTAGGTCAATCTCTTACTATCCGTTCCCCAAAATAAAGCACCGTATATTCTCTTCCTTGGATCATAAAAGATTAGGTAGGTTAGAGCAGAGGAGCAAACAATACGGCATGTCATCTTAATACGTGTGCTTGACTTTTTACCACGTACCAACTGATTGATATTTCTACCATCTTAATTTTTAGGTTATTTTTCCTTTCCACTTTTCACGTATTTTATGTCTTCTATTATAATGTTTAAAATTTTCTCTACAATTCTTTCTATCTtatgtaatttttccaaaatgtaAAATTACTATTTACTGGTTTCTATATTGTATTAtcggaaaaggtccaaatatgcccttgtactatacgaaattgagcacatctgcccttcgttaatactttagctcaaatatgcccttaccgtcacatagttggtccatatatgcccttagagttataCAGTTGGCTCATATATGCCCTTTGCGAAACGGAATCCGCCCAAACTAATTAGcactttcgttaattgtattaaagtgtattacaaacactatttcctttttattagcactttttttctttacctttctcttttctttcttcttttttcttttcttcccttttttttccttttttctttctcccttatcctatttcctccattactgatgtcttctcgaGGAAGAAAGATAACATTACTAAAGCCGAACCTTTCCAACATACCCACCTATTTTATGTCCTTATTTCGTATTCCTATAGGTGTTGCAAACAAGTAGGAGGATGAGATATTTTCTATGGGAGGGAAAGGAGGGAGAAAAGAAATATCACGTAGTAGAGTGGAAAAAGATTACATCCCCATGTGGGAAAAGGGGTTAGGAATCACTTTTAACACTGGAATGTTGGAACTGTGGCGATACACTCAAGAGGAGAATGCTTTACTGAGAGAAGTCACCATATACTACTATGGCACTACTTATAATTGATGATTTCTGATAAGGGAGTAAATATTTATGGAGTGAGTCTGTGGAAGGGATCATAAAAGGGTGGGTAATGGCTTGAGGGTAAGGTTTTGGAGAACGTATGGTGCGAGGGGGATATGCATGGAGAATCCATATCCCACAAATATTCAGAAGTTAAACAGAGAAATGCTATGATAGCTGATTACATGAGACGAGACGATAATGGGGTCATATGAGATGTAAGTTTTAGCAAGGCTATTCAAGATTAGGAATGGCACGAAGTTGAGATTTTCTTTTATAAAAATATAACTATAAAATGGGGaatcatttcttttataaaaaatATAGCTATAAAATGGGGAATGATTTCTTTTATAGAGAATAATGAATATAACTACAAAACAGGGAATGAGGAGGGAGATAAGAAGATATGGAGGAGGTGGGGGCAAAATCTTTTACAACTAAATCTTATTTCAGAATTACCAGAAAAGGGGCTAAGAGGGAGCTACACAAAAAAGTTTCAAAGACCAAGTATCGAAAGAAAGTAGCTTCCTTGACTGGTGTGCAGTGGTAGATGCTATATCAACCGAGAAAAATTTAAAGGGGAATTTATTTGAGTTTGACTTCCATGTGCAAAGAATATGGAGAAGATACTAATCATATCTTGTTGTATTGCAAGTTGGCTTCGCAATTGTGGTCCCTCATGTTCTCACTGCATCTCCTGGGTGCTACCGAGGATAGTTGAGAAAGCAATCACGTTTTGGAGATTACATAGGATTGGAAAGGAAAGGAATCCAACATGGAAATGGCACCAACATGTCTCTTTTGGAGCGTATGCAACGAAAGAGGGAGAAGATTATTTTATAATACTGAGAATGATGTAAAAAGCAGTAAGAGATCCCTCTTATTTCACTTGCATATTGGTGTGAGGAAAAAAAGAACTTGTTGCACAGATGGTAAAACTTGATAAATGACTGTGGATGACTCAAGTAGAGTTACATTATACACACTTTTTTACACTGACTTGGTGTTTCCTAGTGAATTTGTTCACTTCTCAAAAAGAAAGAATTGTTATATAAAACTTTTCTTCGAAAACGCTAATGATTTTCGGGGGGAAAATTTTTCGAAAAAGTTCCAAAAGAACTACCACCTGAGTATTCAATCATCACATTAATTCAAGCCTCAAGCCCTTCTATCTTAGCCATGCCAACGCAAGCCCTGCTCGATTGATGTGCAGCCAATGCTGAATGGCATTCATTCCCTTCTTCCCACACTGTACTATTTCCTTGATTGtatcaagaaaaaaaaaatttgatcTCTTACTTGTAGCTTACTCTCCGCATGAGAGCTTTTGGTCCAACAATTGACCGCCCTAGTTGAAATTAACAGAAAATGGACCAAGATGCCCATGAGCTTCCCATGTGAGTTTGTGCAAGAGTTAAATAGCAAGTTAAGATAAAATCATAACCAAAGCAGGCAACGAGATGAAGCTATCCGGACGAGACAGGCAGAGAAGATGGAGAGGCGCTGCCAGAGATAAAGGTGACCTCAAACCTACAAACCTCCAGCCTCTATCCAAACTAGACGACACACCTCCCCCCAAAAAACATCCCAAGGTTTTTCAAGGAGTTCATCGGAAATATGGACCTATCTTGGCATTCTCAACTCTCTATATCAGTGCATAACCAGTCGGACAAAGGAAGAGAGCAGGTACTAGAAAGATAATGACACAAACACCCGCTCTCAACTTAGAAAAGACAATGGAGAAGGCACATATGGGAGAGGAAAAAGCTCAACTCGTAATCCAAGGGAGATCTCAAGGATCCTACTGCCAGCACCTGAACACCTTCCCACATGTGAAAGATAAAGAAACAGCTTCCGACAAGCATCCTCAAGTGTGGCCAGGTTAAAATTCAGCTTGAACCCAAGAAGGTCAAAGAAACCTATAAAGCCAACTGAATCAGAACAAAATGAAACTGGTAAAAGAGAATAACCAACCAAGACTCACTCAGGTTGTTCCTTTACGAATTAGTGGGTGCTCATGTCATGTGGACACAAATCTATCACATCACTACCTTAAACCCCTCAAAAATTTATGAGGGAGGCACATGAACCACTTGTTCAATTTCCGACCAGTACTAACCAGGCCATCAATTATTGGAATAGCTGTACTCACACGCAGATTTTAAATGCTAATTCTTTATAAAGACTAAAGAGGCAAAACTGAAATTAGGTAATAAGTGAAGGACCAAAACTGCTTTTCTTTTTTGTACCAAATACCTATTTAACTGCTACAAATGGGGTCAGCTTTTCAACTAAATATAATTCCTCCACATGCTTTAAAAACGTGGAAGCACGTCATCATTTTCAATATCAACAAACATGAAATTATACATGAATAACAAAAACAATATACAAAagaatgtgtgtgtatatatgtgtTTGTGTATGTGTGGGGTGTGAGCTTAACAAAGTATTAAAAGATATGTAAAAGTACTAAAGAAGAAATCTCAGATTAGACAAATACCAAGTTGGTAGAAAGCATATTCAGAGCaggtgtgtgtttgtgtgtgtgagagagagagagagagagagagcttaACAAAGTATTAAAAGATATGTAAAACTACTAAAGAAGAAATCTCAGATTAGACAAATACCAAGTTGGTGGAAAGCATATTCAGAGCAGGTACTATCCCAACAACAGTGTTGGAAGCAAGACCCTCGTGAGATGGGATCCTGTCTCTCTTCTCCCAATTTGCAACAACAGACCGTGTCCTTGCTAATTTAACAAAAATAGTGTAATAAGTAACGTTCATAGGAATGTTAAGCAACAGACTCAAGATTAAAGAGAAAATTTACCTCTTCTTTGACCTTCCATGGGATAAGCACTCCTACTAATAACATTTCCACGTGTTTCATCTGAAACAAAATTGCCAGATTTCATAAACTGTATCTAATCCACAATCCACATTattcaagaaaagaaaaagggataAAGAAAATTCCATCTGCTAATtacaacacaacaataacaatgactcgATCTCGAACTAGTTTGGCTCAGCTATATAAATTTGTCTCCACTTAGGTCAATTTCGATCCAAGAGGTAAAAGGTCCAATAAACAAGGGAAAAGGGTCGGATATACCCCTGTACTATTAGAAATAGTATACATTTACCCTCCGTTATACTTTACGTCTAAATACGCCCCTGCCGTTaataaagtaaacaaaaatacCCCTATTACTAACGGTGATCCAACATCACTATTGAAATTAGACATGGCCTGACATTTGGGTGAGGTGGACGCCACCCATGCCACCTTACCATCCTCTCCCTTTCTCCCCCACACATTCCCTTCTTATTCTTTCTCTCTGCTCACTAGACCTGCCCAACACCTCTCCCGGCCACCCTTTCTCTCTCTCTATCACAACCTTCTTCCTCCTCCAGAATTTCTTTGTCATAATCCATCAAAGTTGAAATCTTTGAACAAACTTGTCTTTCTTATAACTCATCGAAGTGTTCCATTCTAAAAACAATAGGCAATCTTGAGAAATTGGCTCTATTGAAGTTAGTTTACTCTAAGATCAATATGGTTCAATACCACCTAAGCTTGAGGTTTGAAATTAACTTTACCATTGTTGAACCACCATGGATGAAGCTTGAGGTTTGAAATTTCAAAATCCAGATCAGAAAATCGTTGATGATTCTTTGCGAATTTGTTTTAGGACTCGTTTGATTGAGCTTAACCTTGAAGTTTCACTGCTGTTTCGTTAGTTTGTGCGGAGGAAATCTCAAAATCACCATTGTTTGGGGTCTCTTCGAGAGTATTAGTTTCCGGTGTTCTTGAGAAGTTTTTATGATAAAAATAGTAAAATCAATCGCAGTTGACTAGAAACAAGAACtgaaaaaagcaaaagaaaatacAAGTTACACAAGTGTTGTCATCTTATATTTTTCTCGTATGATTTGTTCATTTGTTGGCAAAATTCACACGGCGAAGACAACAATTAATGAAGTCAATGAGCTACAATTTGGTGCTATCTGCAAATCCCTTAGCAATCTCTTTTGTATAAACGAAAACACCTTTCTACACAATTCTACCTTAAAACCCATTTGCTAAGTCTTGCTCCATAGCCGAATAAGAGTGGACTCAGAGATCAGATCTCAGACTTCCTAGTGGTTGGTTGGAGGTGTTGGTGGCTTTGGATGGAGTGAAGGAACAAAGAGAAGGGGAGAGGATGGTGAGGTGGTATGCCACATGGCGTCCGCATCACCCCAAATGTCAGGTCATGTATAATTTCAATAGCCAGGTTGGATCACCGTTAGTAATAGGGgtatttttgtttactttattAACGGCAAGGGCATATTTATACGGAAAGTATAACGGAGGATAAATATAGACTATTTCTAATAGTACAAGGGTATATCCGACCCTTTTCCCAATAAACAATGATACTTACCTTCCAAGAAATCCCATAAACAGAAGAAAACAATAAAGTGCAGCGAAGATCAGTGAAAAGCATAAATAAACCACTCAAAGAAAAGAAGTGTCTTCTCCTTGTACAGCAATGATGGTGAAGGCCACCAATCTATAAGGGAAACAACTGGGAGACCAAATTCTAGCACCGTGTTTTCTTCTAGGAAGATAAGTAACCGCAAGAACAACGAAAAATATCAATCAAGTTTAGACAAGGCAAGCGTTGACATAAAAGGCAGCATGAACGAACATTGTTCGGTgacaaatatataaatatatatatatatatatatatatatatatatatatacacacgttTGTAGAATCAATGGCAGATGCAGGATTACTAGAGAGGGGCAAATTTTCTACATATAGAAATGGTTAAGAAAATGATcacaaatttttcaaaatttaataattttgaagGGTGAAATGCATATTATGAAAAAGTCAGGGGGCTTCCTGTATACAACCATAATTTATGACAAATATTTCGCTAGCGGCTAATATTATTATACATTTGTTCTACTAGTAAAAGAGTCCACTTGGTACTGCTTTTCGACGATTCATATACAAGTTCTACCACTCAAAGGTTAATAAATAGTGGATGATAACAGAAAGAAATAAATGAAAAGGCTATTTCATAGCACAAGCACATATAGGACAACAATAGGATAGACGAAAGTAATCACTAAATGTCAGTATTTGATAAAAAGAAAATGGCTGACAAGTTAATACGCACAATTTTCATTTTGGTTTCCGGAAAATAACTCAGGTGCTGAATGCGTTTCAAGTTTTGCTGAGACCAGACTCTTGTCATCCTTCACATTCTTCTCAGTTGCTGCAGCTCCAGCAATTACTGAAGGGAAATTGCTCTTGTCTGCTGTACTACTGAATTCAATAGCCTTGGGGACTTCAATGTCAAACTGTGACACAGCATTTGGTCTCCCAAGGTCTTCCTTGAAAGTTGAAAACCTCCGTGAATCAGAGACTTTTGTCTGCAATGACTGCTGCATTGCCCTTGTTGCAACTACTCCTTTCCTGGGTTCAGATACTTGCTCCATTCTGTCATTATTTCTTGGAACAATAATGGGTATGACCTCTGACCTATTGACAATGGAAGAATTAGCTGCTGCTGATTGGGCTTTAGCTGAATTCCTCTTCAGACCAGTTGTATTAGGAAATGCTGTGGTGTTAATTGGAGGTGCTTTCGCACCAACACTCAGATTTATTCTTTGAGGAGTGCCAGGCGCATTTGCAGTAGCTTCATTGAGAAGACAAGTGAAGACTGTCAGAACTTTCGGGGAGCCAAACTCAGAGAAGGAAACAAATAAAAATGCTATCAACTAACAAAATGGGAGGAAATAAAAGAATCTCGACACAAGGTACCAAGCTAACAAATTTACGCAAACGAAAAaggtattaaaaaaaaaaaagataaatagcaTACTAGTAAGGGTCCTAGAATCTCTTTGAAGCTCCAAGTTTTGTGATACTGAAAGTCTTCCAAAAGATTTGGTCTCTTTAACAGGATCACAATTTTGAGAAATCAAGAGTCTACCAGAACTGGCTTTGGTACCATCATCCGCCAGATTGGATAAATTCCCACCCGAATTCGATTTTACATCAGGGTGACCATTTAATCGAGCAGTATTACCCATTGCATATGGTTCAAGACGCTGCATGAAGAAAGCATGAAACAAATTAAACCTTACTTCAAAATCATAACACGAAGTATATCATCAAAGATAACTCCAATCAAAAGAAAACTTTTTACCGAAATATCCACAACCCACACTCCAACACAACTTTGATTGTAAGAGCAGCCAAGGAGTTTCTCTTCATGAATATTAAGATCCGACAGCCGAGACCATCCAACATCTACTGTATCGTGACATCTAATTGGTTCCCAAGAGCATACCTACAAAAAAAGGAGCAAGTTTTAAGGAAACAACATAAATGCTACAATACATGGAACAACTATTTCTGAAGGAACAGCAAATACCCAAGACTACCTTCAAACTCTCATGCAAACCACAGAGAAGGGTTCTCCCATCAGGGTTGAAGGTCATACAACGCACCCCTGATGTCTAGAATTGAGATAAACAAATAGTTAAGCTTTATACAATCTCAAGACTTCCAAGAAACATGAGAAGCACTCAGAAGCAATATTGCATTGATTTATTGAAGATGTGCGAACAAAGAGAAGATGCAAAAAGGATGAAAAGATTAACCTCAGGTCCAGCTGAACCTATGAGCTCAAAGGTTTCGAGGTCCCAGAATTTTACAGTTCTGTCGGCAGAACCTGGTGAAgaaaaagaacaagaacaaaCAACGAGGCAACTTATTGCTATGATGATCAGAATCAATACAACACCTAACAATGAAGACCTCTTTTTATTCGTTTGATCCTCCCACCACCACCATCCCAATCCCTGCTTTCATTGAGTTGTCAGCATTACTAGCTTTCCACTagatatgcaacaacaacaacaaacccagtttaATCCcgcaagtggggtttggggagggtagtgtgtacgcag
This region of Nicotiana tomentosiformis chromosome 4, ASM39032v3, whole genome shotgun sequence genomic DNA includes:
- the LOC104093487 gene encoding katanin p80 WD40 repeat-containing subunit B1 homolog KTN80.4-like produces the protein MTTTKRAYKLQEFVAHSLSVNCLKIGRKSSRVLVTGGEDHKVNLWAIGKPNAILSLSGHSSGIDSVSFDSSEVLVAAGAASGTIKLWDLEEAKIVRTLTGHRSNCISLDFHPFGEFFASGSLDTNLKIWDIRRKGCIHTYKGHSRGVNAIRFTPDGRWVVSGGEDNTVKLWDLTAGKLLHDFKCHEGQIQCIDFHPHEFLLATGSADRTVKFWDLETFELIGSAGPETSGVRCMTFNPDGRTLLCGLHESLKVCSWEPIRCHDTVDVGWSRLSDLNIHEEKLLGCSYNQSCVGVWVVDISRLEPYAMGNTARLNGHPDVKSNSGGNLSNLADDGTKASSGRLLISQNCDPVKETKSFGRLSVSQNLELQRDSRTLTTTANAPGTPQRINLSVGAKAPPINTTAFPNTTGLKRNSAKAQSAAANSSIVNRSEVIPIIVPRNNDRMEQVSEPRKGVVATRAMQQSLQTKVSDSRRFSTFKEDLGRPNAVSQFDIEVPKAIEFSSTADKSNFPSVIAGAAATEKNVKDDKSLVSAKLETHSAPELFSGNQNENYETRGNVISRSAYPMEGQRRARTRSVVANWEKRDRIPSHEGLASNTVVGIVPALNMLSTNLRGHPSSAESVTVSATDEDTITDLLEQHDQFVGLMQSRLAKLQVVYQCWQRHDIKGALSAMEKMADTAVLADVISFLTEKNDIITLEICTCLLPLLVGMLESSLDRHQDISLNMLLKLVKVFGSVIYSSLSAPASVGVDIEAEQRMDRYNLCFLELEKVKHWLPTLTRRGGSIAKSAQELSLALQDVS